The Kazachstania africana CBS 2517 chromosome 8, complete genome genome contains a region encoding:
- the KAFR0H03060 gene encoding uncharacterized protein (similar to Saccharomyces cerevisiae YCP4 (YCR004C); ancestral locus Anc_1.421), whose product MVKIAIITYSTYGHINTLSKAIKGGIEAAGGAAVIYRVEETLPEDVLQKMNAPAKPSNIPVANKETLESYDAFLFGIPTRYGNIPAQWSAFWDRTGGLWVNGTLNGKAVGFFVSTASYGGGQESTIQECLSYVVHHGMIYIPLGYKNVFAELANIEEIHGGSAWGSGTLAASDGSRTASNLELRIAKIQGKTFYQTVQKLYGGTSTVPSGEAAATTTSSAPAEGGTAVSTVNEPKNRTQAAQRQTRPGETTKENKKASDCCIIT is encoded by the coding sequence ATGGTTAAAATTGCAATTATAACATATTCGACGTACGGTCACATCAACACATTATCTAAAGCTATCAAGGGTGGGATTGAAGCCGCTGGAGGAGCTGCTGTCATATATAGGGTTGAGGAAACTTTACCAGAGGATGTattacaaaaaatgaatgCGCCTGCTAAGCCTAGTAATATTCCTGTTGCCAACAAGGAAACTTTGGAAAGCTATGATGCCTTTCTTTTTGGAATCCCTACAAGATATGGTAATATTCCTGCTCAATGGTCCGCATTTTGGGATAGAACCGGTGGACTGTGGGTCAATGGTACGCTAAATGGCAAAGCTGTTGGTTTTTTTGTAAGTACAGCAAGTTATGGTGGTGGACAAGAAAGTACCATACAAGAGTGTTTGTCTTACGTAGTTCATCATGGTATGATTTACATTCCATTGGGTTACAAAAATGTCTTTGCTGAATTAGCAAACATCGAAGAAATTCATGGTGGGTCAGCTTGGGGTTCTGGTACATTAGCTGCATCAGATGGTTCGAGAACAGCCTCCAATTTGGAGCTAAGAATAGCGAAGATTCAGGGTAAAACGTTCTACCAAACTGTACAAAAATTGTATGGAGGTACATCTACAGTACCTTCAGGTGAAGCAGCCGCTACAACTACATCCAGTGCACCTGCCGAAGGAGGTACAGCTGTTTCAACTGTAAATGAACCAAAAAACAGAACCCAGGCTGCTCAAAGGCAGACTAGGCCTGGTGAGACGACAAaggaaaacaaaaaagCTTCAGATTGCTGTATAATTACGTGA
- the DOM34 gene encoding ribosome dissociation factor DOM34 (similar to Saccharomyces cerevisiae DOM34 (YNL001W) and YCL001W-B; ancestral locus Anc_1.418), whose protein sequence is MKVLKLEEGSNSKEGAIIQVLPEDKEDLFALYQIIENEDELIFKKKFTSKREEDSKKSTELVKLKIQVVSRDFDMKEEYLKFKGTTVADDSGRINVDVPVGKFISFSVNYAYPFTIIKQSFDKYARKMLEEASQPELRSDTAAVVLQEGVAHICVLTTSSTIVKQKIEYSLPKKKRSTDVMKFNEKIEKFYKAIYNGMKKHFDLSKLKMILLCSPGFYAKTLMEKVIFYANEEHNKEILDNQSIFLVAHCSTGYLQGINEVLKDPAYATKLKDTKYSKEAMVMDDFLRHLNDDDYKAWYGENEVRKAADMGAIDSILVTDSFVRSHDVSERKKNLELIDSVERNGGVAYVFSTLHISGEELEKLTGIACILKYPLPDLDEDSDEE, encoded by the coding sequence ATGAAGGTCCTAAAGCTTGAGGAAGGATCAAACAGTAAAGAAGGTGCTATTATTCAGGTACTACctgaagataaagaagatCTATTTGCTTTGTACCAAATAAtcgaaaatgaagatgagttgatattcaagaaaaaattcacCTCAAAAAGGGAAGAAGATAGCAAAAAGAGTACCGAGCTAGTTAAACTGAAAATACAAGTAGTTTCCAGAGATTTTGatatgaaagaagaatatttgaaattcaaaggTACTACGGTTGCGGATGATTCAGGAAGGATCAATGTTGACGTTCCAgttggaaaatttattagCTTTTCAGTTAACTATGCCTATCCCTTCACAATTATAAAGCAGAGTTTTGATAAATATGCCAGAAAAATGCTTGAAGAAGCTAGTCAGCCAGAATTAAGATCAGACACGGCAGCAGTCGTCCTGCAAGAGGGAGTTGCACATATATGCGTTTTGACAACATCCTCAACTATCgtaaaacaaaaaattgaatatagcttgccaaaaaaaaaaagatctACTGATGTAatgaaatttaatgaaaagatagaaaaattttataaagCAATCTACAACGGTATGAAAAAACATTTTGATCTatcgaaattgaaaatgattttgcTATGTTCACCAGGCTTTTATGCCAAGACCCTTATGGAAAAAGTGATATTTTACGCAAATGAAGAACATAATAAGGAGATCCTTGACAATCAGTCCATATTTTTGGTTGCTCACTGTTCGACAGGTTATTTACAGGGTATAAACGAGGTTTTAAAAGATCCAGCTTATGCCACAAAACTTAAGGATACCAAATATTCTAAGGAGGCTATGGTAATGGATGATTTTCTACGCcatttgaatgatgatgattatAAAGCATGGTatggtgaaaatgaagtgAGGAAGGCTGCTGATATGGGAGCAATTGACTCAATATTAGTTACCGACTCTTTTGTCCGTTCTCATGATGTAAGCGAACGAAAGAAAAATCTGGAGTTGATTGATTCTGTAGAACGAAATGGAGGTGTAGCATACGTGTTCAGCACCCTGCACATCTCTGGAGAAGAGTTGGAAAAGCTAACGGGTATAGCATGTATTTTAAAATATCCTCTACCAGATTTAGATGAGGATTCTGACGAAGAATAA
- the RER1 gene encoding protein retrieval receptor (similar to Saccharomyces cerevisiae RER1 (YCL001W); ancestral locus Anc_1.417), protein MTHSGGNPAMLYMHKAKTLLQFYLDKVTPHVKERWVALAVLNCVFTCRILFSQGWYVVCYALNIYLLSQFLAFLTPKFDMSLQQDEENKELEAGERAEEFRPFIRRLPEFKFWYNSMRATLMALVASIFTIFDIPVFWPILLMYFIILFLLTMRRQIQHMVKYKYIPLDIGKRKYGSSAK, encoded by the coding sequence ATGACGCATTCAGGTGGAAATCCTGCTATGTTATATATGCACAAGGCAAAAACGCTTTTACAATTCTATTTAGATAAGGTAACACCACAtgtaaaagaaagatgGGTTGCCTTAGCCGTTTTGAACTGTGTTTTCACATGCCGTATCCTATTTAGTCAAGGTTGGTATGTTGTTTGTTACGCATTAAACATCTACCTTTTAAGTCAATTCCTTGCATTTTTGACACCGAAGTTCGACATGTCATTACAGCAAGATGAAGAGaataaagaattagaagCTGGCGAAAGGGCAGAGGAATTTCGTCCATTTATTAGAAGACTTCCTGAATTTAAGTTCTGGTATAACTCTATGAGGGCAACATTAATGGCTTTAGTGGCTTCaattttcaccatttttgatattccTGTATTTTGGCCAATTCTACTGATGTATTTCATAATTTTGTTCTTATTGACTATGAGAAGACAAATTCAACATATGGTGAAGTATAAGTATATTCCACTTGATATTGGCAAAAGAAAGTACGGAAGTTCAGCAAAATAA